DNA sequence from the Polyodon spathula isolate WHYD16114869_AA unplaced genomic scaffold, ASM1765450v1 scaffolds_773, whole genome shotgun sequence genome:
CGATGTGAAGATATTTGATTTCGTTTTGAAATACACAATTGCATTTCATTTCTTAGCTTTCTGCTCTGCTCAGGAGGGGTCCTCTCATCCACACACACCCCCTGGCGCCAGGGCCGGCTTCTCTGTACAAGTGGCTGTTTCCATTTTGTctcccaacccccccaccccccccccccaggagtgTATTTACAAATTCCTAGATCCCTTTCAAATTCAATAATTTCTCATCTCATTTATAAATTCTTCAGCTAGCGTTCTGAACTTCTCATGAAGAACAGAGCACTCTGCGCAGTTTGGTATTTACTCGGGTGCAAATTAAAAGAGTAATTAACGATCGTTAAATCCAAACTACCATAATCCGCGTTCGTTCTGTTAATTACATAAGCAAATCATCGCAGACCTcgcttgtaaaataaattgaaaaatcacagagGATATTCCCAGCTAAATATTCAATCAAGCTGAATTGGACCGCTTCATGGTTAACAGCTACCACGCACGATTTCTGAATGACACTGGGGTTTGAAGTGCAGTCCCACAAGCTGGCAGTGATTTATCTATTCCATTAATCTGTTCCAGCAGGACTGAAAACTAAGTGTCTCAGTACGTGGGGTGAGGCCGGAGGCAGAGACAGGCTCTGGGCTGAGTAAACTGTTTAGAATCTTTGAACCCCTGGCACTTGATTCATTGCAGACTCCTGCTGATTTGCCCCACGCTGACTTAGTACTTCAGGAGCTGAATAAATGCCCAGGCAGCCTTGTTCTGTAAAACAGATTGTTTCCATAAATATATAACAAGGcacaaaagtgatttaaaaactCAACACGCATCGATTCAGAGGGCATGTTTCTGCTTTGGTAtttcaaacccttttttttttttaaattatgcattttcAATTATATAagtaaacccacaaaaaaaaagaaatcctgggaaatttaagacaaaaaaaaaaactgaattctaAGAGCCCCGAATGCAATATGCCGCATCAGAGCACACAATCTTCGCTCCATTAGAGAGGGTGCATTTATTAGGCGCATTACGGCAACAGGCAGTCAGCTCTTTACAGTAATTCATTATCCCTTCATAAAACAAGGGTCAACCATGGCAGCACAGTCCTCTGCACAGCTTCATACCTGACCTGCAGTCTGTAATAAATACACAGAGCCGCTCAGCCTAACCCTGCCTAATGTTGCTTTTAATTTACTGAGTGCATCAATAGGAGTTCAGTTACACATTGCACATGGATAGCACAGTGATCACGCTGAGAGAAACACAGTATCATTCATCACATTTAAAATGAGGACTGCTGTCCTTCTCAATCTTAACAGTGACTGCTGAGTAAAACCTTTACAGAGGGGAACAGCTCTGACAGCAAAGCATTGTGAAAATACCCCCGCCCCACTCTTGAGTTTTCCTGGCCAACCAAGAGACGGGGAGAGGAAATAAGAGATAAAGGAGCGCCGACATCAATTTCCTGTTTGGAAACCAAGcaaatgtgaaaatgaaaaaacagacttttttttttttttttttttttttaaacgctgaaCACATGTACCGTTACCATGGCACCCCATCCCAGAACCACTTAGAACGACAGCGCTGTCACACCCAGAACAAGCGCTATTTCAAGATGAAGTGCATCCTATGAATTAATCAGCAGTGTTTGGTTATACAGAACTACTGTTAAGGGCAGGACTTGTTTTAACCCTTGGAACCTTGCTGAACCTGCCACCCAGAGGCAGCTGTGCTCCCCAGCATCCTGCTTCACAGGGCAGATTTCAGGTGGGGCTGGAACCTCTTGATTCTGAAAGGTGAAAGGTCAAAGGACGGGGTCTTCCCCAGGGCAAGCTCACAGAGGATCTTCCCCACAGCCGGAGCGAGCTTGAAGCCGTGGCCTGGGAAAGAAAAGAGTGTTTAAAACAGGGTCCCTCTCATTCATTTCAAAATTCCTGCCTTCCAAAAAAACACTGGGTTCATTGAAAACTGTGATCAGATACGACTGCAGTCAAGGGTTCAAACTGAAGAGGTAATGATAACAAAgcatgtattttgattattgtctGACTGAGCTGTTTTTAAGGGGGCTGGATTGGTCTGCAGTAACCAGGAAAGGACTGCATTCCAAGCTAACATCTTGAGTTTTCCAGAAGTCTGGCTTTGGGGGAAGTATTAAACACAGACATGTATCAAAACTGTGTAATTTAAAATGAGAGTGATGGGAACAGAAAGATAAAGCTGCAGTAGGTCTTCAattatttgacattttgaaaaaccACATGTAGGCAATACTAGCTGGAAATGACAGCAAATCAatcccaccaccccccccccccccccccagttaccTGACTGAAGGTTATATTGTGTGCCGACTGCCTCTCCATTAAGAGCAAAATGATATCGTGGCTGAAATAAAGTAAGAAGCCAGCATCGCGACGCACGCACCAGCGGTGATAAGAGATGAACACATTAACCACGAAAGGCAGTGACCTTTGAGGCAGCCGTACCTGCTGCAGCGCCCGTCACTATAGCAACAAATAATTCATTTTGAGAACTGAGACAGTTGTGCCTGGATTTGATTATAACAGTCTGACTTTTGACTTCTGTCCGGAGCAGATTACCCTTTTAAATCCAGCCttgattgttttgttgttttttttctgcagaggGAGTGTCTGATACCATGTGTGTGCAATACAGTGTTCATCCTTTAACTGAAACAATTTGTCTTGATGTTGTTAAGCGGAGTCCACAGTAATCAATGTTAAACTGTGACAAATTGAACTCGTGCACATCATCAtagcattaataataaaaatatcaagtGCAATTGAGAACGCTTTGACTATGAGAAGAGGCAGGGGctattattgtgatttatttgtataattatttttatttatatatttgtttagcaTCAGTGGATAATATATTGTAGGAAGGAACACTTGTTTACTTAATatactttttgtttattgtaaacttTTCAGAACATCACAAGCCGAATGTCGCTTTTATTTTCCAGCTGTACAGCGATCTTATTTCTTATTAAAAGGTGGAAGATTGCGGTATAAAGGCATGTTTGTTCATCTACAGTATAAAGGGTCTTGAAGACTGAAAGCACAGGCACAGAACGTTTTATTAGCACAACTTCATATCAAGTGCAACAcgtttctaaaaaataaatgaacatggACCTGATTATACATGGCTTGCCCGAGTAtaaaggtgcttttttttttttattttgtaagcaaaataatctgttggGGGATCTCAGTCCCTGAGGTGTTTCAGAACACCGACTCTCTTTTTATTCCCTGTCTTTCAGCACCTCAAAGCCGTGGGAACATGGAGCCACTTCGTGGCTTGAAACTTTCTCGGTTCCACTGCaaggcacaccaggggagacttggggtttgatgcaacaaagttgcctcaaactggATCTCCCGGTTTCccggaaccaggtttcaagccgctacTCCTGaagaagtggctttgtgttcccagGACTTTAGAACCTCAGTCGAACCCGTTGCCAAGATAGACGGCGTGGACTTGACATGAGATGCGATTCTATAGCACTGGAAGGGTGTGCTGACAGGTCAGCCTGGCCGTTTCATGAGCCGCTACACCAACCTGAGAATCCAGCCCCAATGATGATGTTCCTGTGCCTGGGATGCTGGTCCAGAATGAAATCCGAGTCCGGAGTGACCTGCATGGAAACAccgcaaataaaaaacaacaacaataacggCTTCTTTAACCCAACCCCACCGGCCTGATGGAGAAGTGCTCAGTTTATTGTAGACGGAGTGTCGCTCTCCATTTCACAGCACTGCCTCTATTCCAGAGCCTGCATTGGTTGCTTTTGGCTTGTTGCTGTTACAGTATGCAataatttttgcttttaaaaagtgaaaaggaATCCATATTAAAACGATGCTGCGAATTACCATTCCAGTTCTAGCAGGTAGTGAAAATGTCCTTCAGGTGACTAGGAGGCAGCACAGAGCGGGGAGGGGGGGCACTAATTcaagtttgtttatttaccagGAAGTTACTGACTCACTGCAGCAGCGACAAGAAAGGAGTACCAGACGAACAGACAATAGGATTGATTAGACACAAACAGCAGGGGTGgcaataagactccaattgcatagcagttccactcattccaggttttaacacaagcttgattagccacagtgtgtgcaggtaacaagcgcAGGTGAGTCTGATTAAACcgacagtaaaaccaggaatggatcaaactgctacgcgaTAGCGCAGACCTACCGTGTACAAGCACTGTTCCACTACGGCAGGCGTGGGGTCCAGCCCTGGGAAGGATTTGGAAACGAAGTTGGAGAGGACGGCAATGTCCTCCCGGGAAGTCTGCCTGTCTCTTTCATCTGGCTCGGTCTCGCTGCCACTGTGATAACAAATCTGTCCAAACACACACCCCCATCAGCCAGGCTGGGATTGGCTTCCGTTTCTGTGCATATTAATTACAAAGGGTCGTCATACAGAACACTACTGCTgttttacatatgttttttatCCATTTGTCAGCTAGGGTACTGCCCCCAAAATAACTTCGAAACCCCCACCACTGACACAGAGATCTCTTTTGGTCTGAACGTCCCACCTCGTTCCCGCCTCACTCTCTCGTGACAGCCCTGGCCGCATGGTCTTTACAGTATTAACGTCTGTTAACTGTCCATTTACAGGGAGCTCACAATGGCTTTGCCAGCTTAAATAAACGGTTTAAATTGACTTGGGGAGTCCGCTAAACATTGCAATCATCATGATGCATGCCATTCAGGTATCGATCCTGCCCAAGGCAACAGACTGCATTATGATAAATGCAAAGCTACTGATCGCTCTGTATTCCAGACATTGCAACTCACATGAAAATGACTGTTGTTGTGTTGAAGAAAATCTATACGGAATGAGCAGGGTTTATATTTAATAGCCTGCTGGTTAGTAATACATGCTCCCAGAATGAGGATGCCTTTGTGTACTGTgacaaaacaaagcattcccgGAGTTACTTGCCTTGTCACCATACACCACCATTTAGAGAGAAGAGATATGCGCTTTTCCGCCTCTGCAGAGATGCGCCTTCATAAATCTTTTCTTGTATACTAGTGATCGCCAAAAATGAGAATTTTGGGGCAACATCCTGTCTGTACTGTAATTCTGCTTGGGATTTACGTGTATCTCGCAGTCTCATTCACATTGATACAAGAGATAGGGATACCAGTGTAACATTTATCTCATGTAAAACGTTGTCTATAGAAGGTTGATAAAATAATGCTTgcagtacattatatatatatataaaccaaaaccATGGCCCCGTTTACCAGGAAATCTTCAAACGGTTCTCTCATAGTATCATTGGCATTACCACTTGAAACCCACAGCTCCCCGGAGCTCCTCTCTGCTCACCTTCATCAGTCCTGGGTACTCGTTGGATGGCAAGCCGTAGATGTCGTGTTTTGCTCCATGCTGCTTCACGCCAATGAAGCAGGGGAAGTGCTTGCCTATCCCATATGTACCAGGGATCTTTTCCTTCCAGTAGCAGACATTAATTCTTAAGACCTGGCGGGTTTGAACGACAAACACGTTGCTTGAAAAAGTGGCCataacagactacctgaaaaAGTCGCttcgttcattttaaaaggtgCCACACATTCACTCCAATACCTGCAGTGGTAGCTGTAGTCCCGTGCATGCAAGCAGACTCTTTGCCCAAGGTCCCGCGGTAATTACCAGGCTTTTTGTGCGATACACTCCGGAGTTTGTTGTCATGGTGATGGGAGACCCTGGTGTGAAGTCAACTACTTTCTCCCCATCACGAATCACGCCTCCGAGCCTGCGGAACAGATCCTACACAACGGGGAGGTGTTAGAAGGTATACTGGGAGAAGGTATATAATCCTACACAGGATTATCGTGGAGAGACGGACAGGATGGGTAAGCTAGACACTGTAGCAGAGATCCTGACCTTAGTAATCCTGCACTACAATAACAACAAGAACGGGAACGTGTTAGAGAAGATCAAGGTCCACTATGACACAGCGGGCCAACCTTACTGGCTGAAAGAGACACACTGATGAACAAAAGAGTTCCCTGAAAGAGGCATTAAAAGCATATCTGGACTGCACACTGGCTTCTAACAAAAACTACCAAACGTCCAACCCTCCTGCTCTAAATCAAGAGGTGGAGCTCAATCAGTCAAACAGCACAAGAGCAACCTGCACGGCCCTGCTCTACACGCGGTTAGCAGAGCCTCTCATCTTCCGCATCCAACTCGACGTTACCAACAGGAAGGTGCTAGGAAAACTAGATTGGGACAGGCTGTAGAGAAGATGTGGTCAAGGTACTCTACACACTGCAGGCAAGTCCCGATCTTCCAGACGGAAAACGAGCAACATTCTCGAGTCTTGCTCTGCCCTATTCGCCGCTACATTCCAATGCAAAACCGAGAAACGAATGGCGTTCCTAACCCACCTTTCTCCCAAATCAAGATAGCTGCTGGAGGCTGGAATGGTGACAGCGATCCCTCTTTAAGAGGAACGACTGGCAAGACATCAGCAATGGGTCTATAGTTATACAGCTGCAGAGCAGGGCTCCCATTGAAAGGGTAATGATTACAGCTTCTCTCCGCTCATGATGatgtattgtactgttatcagGAGGGAGTCCAATCCACGAGGCTTCCTTTACAAGTTAGGAGTCAGCTAGCCTGTGAAATGCTGTCCAGCTGCATGGCGAACACAGGAACCGACTGCATCAGAAGCAGTACAGCAGCACAGCTGGAGTGAGGTCCACGCGATTACTGCAGCATTGCCAGGGTCTCTGGGTGCAGGTGGAAAATAAAGATGGGAAATGAAAGGGAGCAGCATTGTTAATTGCAGTGACAGCTTTGACTCTCGTAATTAAAATTGCTGTGACAATGGAGAGCTCAAGCTACAGCTGCAGATGGTCTCTCAAAGAGGGACTGGCAAAGGTCTTGGAGAGGGTAATAACCACGGTCTTAAGAAACATTTTCTTTGCTCGCACCCAGTAAGCATATCAATGTTtgcattccttttttatttttactctgacTCCTGTCGCACCTGAATCAGAGTCTGGAAAATAAAGCCTGGGAAACAAGAAGATCaacagccaaataaaaaaaaaagatttttgttcACAAGAGGAGAGAAAACGTCTCTTGAAACCTTGGTCATCACCACTTTTATGGAGCTGTAAAGTGCAAAAAAGAACTTCCCTCTGCATGGTGATGCCTTCAAGGGAACAGAATGAATTTAAAGCAGACAAGAAACAATCAATAGACTCTGGAGAACCTGTCAAACAAAGGGTATCTATTTCCATACTGTTCAACTAGCTTCATCTGCTTTCAATCTGTAGCATCGATTTCTAACATTATGTAGAAACGTACTAATGCAAAAGGGCTTGAATAACGCATTTGGCATTTGCTGTGCTATGTCCTAGTCCAAACCAACATGTTGTTAAAAGGGGACTCtggcaacaaataaacaaaaccaaagggGATTTAAAAGAACCCTCGGAGAGCTCCTTGAACAAGAAAGCATGCTGAGCTCCTTGAACAAGAAAGCATGCTGGCTTGCTGAGCTCCTTCTGAGCTCCTTGAACAAGCTCCTTGAAAAAGAAAGCATGCTGGCTTGCGGAGTTCCTTGAACAAGAAAGTATGCTGGCTTGCTGAGCACCTTGAACAAAGCAAAGTGATTGCAAAGAGACTAAGAGACCCTCTACGGAGGGGTACCTGAACGGCCTTCAGGGCTCGGTCGGCGTACAGGACTCCCGCAGTCTTGTCGATCACGGCAGACTCCCCTGGGGGGAGGTGGACGGAGGGGAAGCGGCTTGCAAACTGCTCGGGAGAGAGGACCTCCATTGGGACGTTGTTCCGCAGCAGTGTTCCTCTGAGACTTTGGAATACACTACAGTCCTCCTTACCCAGAACCAACATCCCTGTATTCCTGCACAGGACAAGAGAGGACTTTTCTTACCATGCTAGTCAACAACCCATCAACAGGTGTAACGATTCAATGGCTTCAGCATCTCTGCATGTGCATGCACTTAggtttttacatatatttagagACGTGCTTATTGATTGTGATGAAACCCAGTTTGGATTTTCTTTAGTATTGAGAATTTGGGCCCCTGTCTGTTTACATGTCAGCCTTTTACACGTGCAGACATATTTCCAGCTGTGGCAGGTTATGTCCAGACTGTCACTGACATTCTTGTTGTTTTAATGTTGATTATCAGCAGTACCTTTAGCCATGATAACAGAGCATGTACATATACACTACTATGAAAGGTGGCTGCTTCTTAACCAAAACCCAGAGGGAAGCGTGGCAGATACCTGTATTCAAGGCAAGATTTGCTGAGTGATTAACTGTGCATTAGTCCTGCTCAAGTGGTTACTGAATGAGCCAGGATGAATCCAGCTCACCGGTATATTTGAACGTTAGCCTCCTTCTCCAGCTGTGCCCAGAGCTGGTAGCACTCTGACATCATGCGAGTGTAGTAATCTTGCTCGTAGGCTTTCCGGATAATGCGCGTTTGTCCGTGGGAACTGCCCCGGGAGTGGGGCAGAACAAACTAAAGAGAAATAGAAAAGGCATGTCACAAAAACTCGGGGCTTGCACGGTCCGGGAACAAGCGGGTTAGTAGCGTTAGTTTTGCCACTTTGTGCATAcaaacattctaaaataaataccacCGCCCAAACACATTAGCACACTACAATACATGCTATAATATATTACTGGTGTTTCTGTATAGTATTTATTAGATGCATCTACTGTCAGATATACAGGGTCTAGTTTTACTTGCAACAGATGCATTTTAAGCACTAACACGCAACTTGTTGATAAAGTTGACTAATTAATTTGCTCTGTCTCAGAGCTCCGCATGTCGGTTCCCACTGGTTTTGCCATGCATGGCAACATATCGGATACCTGGGATATATTCTACAaacatgtttacataaaaatataaatcacaagTTCAAATACATCATATTCAGgcacatttcaaatacattttaatatatcatttaatttaataaattccAAGTGGGCAGACAAGCACATTTTAGCTGCCAACTACGCAAAGGATTTCGCTTGCCTGGCGTGCTATTAATAATTCTGCAGCGAAAGGCACGGTGCTTGAAAGAAGATAAGCGAAAGGGGGCGTTTGCAACAATCTCCAATTACAGCACCCGTACAAGTTGAAaggtttgtctgtgtgtttggtgtaaaaaagaaagaagtaaaccGCAGTAGATATGGAAAAATTGCAATTCATATTAATAATGTCTGAAAAGTTAGTTAAGCAACCCGAGCTGAATGCGCTAGAGACGAAAGCGATTCTGGAGCACTAGCGGGCGTTTCGTTGCCTAACTAACCTGTTCGACTAGCAgagttttcttcttgtttttggcGAGGTGGTAGGCGGTGTACGAGCCTTGGATCCCGGCTCCCAGGACGATGCAGTCGAAGTCTTTGGTGTCCATGTTTCAGCTGACACGGAACTCTGTGCAACTAGAGCTGAGCGGACAAGGGAGGGGAGAGGACGGGGGGTTTGAGCAGTCCAAAGTCTGCCTGCTGTGTTTACTGACTGTACAGATAAAGTGTATTTAGAGAACTGCATCGTACCCTGTCATTGGTACTAAACGCTACATATACCCTTGAAACGATGCATAACCACTTGGGATAAACTTTTCGTTTTGTGTagatgttttactttgaaaataatgCTGCTGTACTTTGGACTGGAAACGAATCATACTTTATGAGTTGCTGCACACGAGGACGCGTCGGCCCTTTAAAGCTTATCTCTGACGAACTCACTCCTTGAGGGCAGCCGTTTCGTTTTCTGACTGCACTTTATTTCACAGTGCACTCATGGAAAACATACACACAGGCAGGAAGTGGGCTCTTATCTCTCCCCTACCTCTGGACAACGATTGTGTTTTCCTCCATACAGCTTGGAGACAGTCGCTTCTCCGCTGGTGAAACAACGTTTGTGAAATCGCTGCTTTGTTACGCTCATTAGATACGTTATCTGTGAGTGCGTCCTTCTCGGAAGACTCCGTGTATGCGTTTACGCTTGCGCAGCAGTACACTGTATGCTGTTTCATTAGATACACCCCCGTGATTGGGCGCTGCTCGGAAGACTCCGTGTATGCGTTTACGCTTGCGCAGCAGTACACTGTATGCTGTTTCATTAGATACACCCCCGTGATTGGGCGCTGCTCGGAAGACTCCGTGTATGCGTTTACGCTTGCGCAGCAGTACACTGTATGCTGTTTCATTAGATACACCCCCGTGATTGGGCGCTGCTCGGAAGACTCCGTGTATGCGTTTACGCTTGCGCAGCAGTACACTGTATACTGTTTCATTAGATACACCCCCGTGATTGGGCGCTGCTCGGAAGACTCCGTGTCTCTGCATAATTACACAGATGAAAGATTTGTCATATCCATTAAAGTAAGAGGTGGCTGGGGAGGTCCCGTCAGACctacatatttttatttgatttgatctcAGGTCTTAAAAAACCCATTAATTCCTTCTGGTTGTGATAAATACAGACAGTTAGGGATTGTTTCTCCATAGGCTCATTTGCAATTGATCTCACTGAAGCACCTAACCTAGGTTGCTTCCTTTTGGTTTTGTAATATTTGCAGACGTTTCTTCCTCTCAGAGAATACAACTGAAAGGAAAAAGCATTGCTGAGTAGACAGATCAATACTGTGAGGCTCTCAGACACGGGGGCTGGTATCAGGTGCTGGAAGTGATCTTGTTGAACCAGTAGGGGGAGCCCCCTCTCTTCACCCTGTGATCTTGCTGAACCAGTAGGGGGAGCCCTCTCTCTCTTCACCCTGTGATCTTGCTGAACCAGTAAGGGAGCCCTCTCTCTTCACCCTGTGATCTTGCTGAACCAGTAGGGGAGCCCTCTCTCTTCACCCTGTGATCTTGTTGAACCAGTAGGGGGAGCCCTCTCTCTTCACCCTGTGATCTTGTTGAACCAGTAGGGGGAGCCCTCTCTCTCTTCACCCTGTGATCTTGCTGAACCAGTAGGGGAGCCCTCTCTCTTCACCCTGTGATCTTGTTGAACCAGTAGGGGGAGCCCTCTCTCTTCACCTTGTGATCTTGTTGAACCAGTAGGGGGAGCCCTCTCTCTCTTCACCCTGTGATCTTGTTGAGCCAGTAGGGGAGCCCTCTCTCTTCACCCTGCAGCTGCCAGTAAGTGCCTCGTTAAATGACTGCTTCGTTCCATGCCACACCCTTTGTCTTCTCAATGAACACCGTGTTTTCTTGGCCTGTGCtggttatatgtgtgtgtgagtgtagagCAGCTTTTATTTATGCACCCCTCCATCTGTGGATCCACTGTCAGTTTAGCTTTGGGCCAGATGCTTCATACATGGTTTAATCTTTAACCTACTCTGGCCTGACAAGGTTTACAGTGTCCCCAGAGGAGGTACCATTGTGGTTTCCATAGTAACTGGATGAAttatgtgtctgtttgtgtataTAGttaaagctcaggtgtgtctgggTTACTGGTGAGAGCTCATCTTTGAGATCCTTTACAGTTTGCAAATGTAATGCTTCATTTCGGTCCTCGTTATTGTAAGGGCCTATGAGCCCTTCATGTGTACAGTTCACAGGGTCTGTTTTCTAGGTTGTTTATGGTTTTCATCGCAAAGGAAAGGTCTTTGCTTTGACTAACAATATATTCTAACAGGAAACAGCTGGCCTACTCAGCAGGACAAAGTGAAagcttgatattttttttaaatagtctgcATTTCTGCTCTTGCAGCACACTGCTGGTAACTGTTTGCCATTGGTGAGTAATTAGCAAACAGCCTTATTTATTCCTTGTTGTGTTTCAATATGTTTTCACTGGTTTGAACATTTGTTACGCTCTGTACATACTTGATGCAGGTTTATTCCAATGCAATAAACAACTAACATTGTATAATCATTACCCTTTCATGAGTCTCCTCAACAGTACAGTAAGTTTGCCTTTCCAACCTAGTATGTTACCCAGCACTATTAAAACCGCTCTCTCCCTTACAAATACACATGccacattaaaatgcattagcaCATGTACAGTGCTGAGCTGAAGGAATCCCTTCTTCGATATTAATGTACGTTTCCCCAGGTGCCTTTCCTTTGAGGTTTAACATTGCAATTCCATGTCAGTTGTTTCTGATGGTTAAGTTGCACTGTGTGCTCGGATGCACATTGAAATCTGAATGGTTTGTCGCAGTCGTGTTCATGTCAAGCATGAATTTTGTCATTCTAGGCAGATTGGTATGCATGAGTAATTTCACTAGGTTCCTGGTCTTGTTTATCTGCTGTTGTCTATTATTTGTACCACTGGGGTTTGTTTCTGTGgactgcttggtgagattctgaAATCTCTGGGATCCAATAATTATCAAAGCAGATCAGCAACTGACAAGCTGATCAAGTCTAAAAAGGAGAGTAATATATGAGGGTCAGTGACTGGCTGTACAAAGGCAGCTACAATGGTACCGCAGTTGTAACCTATTGTCACCATTGTATGAGCCAGCACACCCTGGTAATGCATTGCAGGACCACTGGGGAGTATTGCTTGCAAATCCATTGTGTGGGTCTTGCTGGCAATGCTGTGGTCTGTCAGTGTGTAATGATCCCTAGAGGAGCTCTCCAGTGCACCCGTAACACACGGTCCCTAGAGGAGCTCTCCAGTGCACCCGTAACACGCGCTCCCTAGAGGAGCTCTCC
Encoded proteins:
- the pipox gene encoding peroxisomal sarcosine oxidase codes for the protein MDTKDFDCIVLGAGIQGSYTAYHLAKNKKKTLLVEQFVLPHSRGSSHGQTRIIRKAYEQDYYTRMMSECYQLWAQLEKEANVQIYRNTGMLVLGKEDCSVFQSLRGTLLRNNVPMEVLSPEQFASRFPSVHLPPGESAVIDKTAGVLYADRALKAVQDLFRRLGGVIRDGEKVVDFTPGSPITMTTNSGVYRTKSLVITAGPWAKSLLACTGLQLPLQVLRINVCYWKEKIPGTYGIGKHFPCFIGVKQHGAKHDIYGLPSNEYPGLMKICYHSGSETEPDERDRQTSREDIAVLSNFVSKSFPGLDPTPAVVEQCLYTVTPDSDFILDQHPRHRNIIIGAGFSGHGFKLAPAVGKILCELALGKTPSFDLSPFRIKRFQPHLKSAL